A stretch of Brassica rapa cultivar Chiifu-401-42 chromosome A08, CAAS_Brap_v3.01, whole genome shotgun sequence DNA encodes these proteins:
- the LOC103832835 gene encoding protein MANNAN SYNTHESIS-RELATED 2-like, producing the protein MGVDLRQVVAGILTITMFVMLGQMLHRDYFDANQVQGDAHDIEFHGSKVSLEDGLVRSSEGTKGPWMEDSNDLKSCWSISESDEAVSSKGYVTFSLTNGPEYHVSQITDAVMVAKHLGATLVLPDIRGSKPGDEMNFEDIYDVDKLVKSLESVIKVVKKLPSHVSLRDIAIVKVPTRVAEDYIKEHISPIFKSKGNIRVTTYFPSVNLRKSSLDGGETDPVSCLAMFGSLELQPGVNELVEAMIQRLKKKSNGRFIAIDLRVEILEKKNCRETGAGGSKTCYNAQEIAVFLRKLGFDGDTTIYLTQPRWESSLNILKDIFPKTFTKEAIMPAEKKSKYLELENSEYENVIDFYISSRSDVFVPAIPGLFYANTVGKRIALGKPQVLVPAEISGTSGLSTDYISPYISKKNHLAYSCFC; encoded by the exons aTGGGTGTGGATTTGAGACAAGTGGTGGCTGGAATCCTCACCATTACCATGTTCGTAATGCTCGGACAAATGCTTCATAGAGATTACTTTGATGCTAATCAG GTTCAAGGAGATGCACATGATATTGAGTTCCATGGATCAAAAGTATCTCTGGAAGATGGACTTGTTAGATCAAGTGAAGGGACTAAAGGGCCTTGGATGGAGGATAGCAATGATCTTAAATCTTGTTGGTCAATATCTGAATCTG ATGAAGCGGTATCTTCAAAGGGTTATGTTACATTCTCCTTAACGAATGGTCCTGAGTACCATGTCTCTCAG ATAACTGATGCTGTGATGGTGGCTAAGCATCTTGGAGCAACGCTTGTGCTCCCTGACATAAGAGGAAGCAAACCTGGTGATGAAAT GAACTTTGAAGACATCTATGATGTAGATAAACTCGTCAAAAGCCTCGAAAGCGTAATCAAAGTTGTGAAAAAGCTGCCAAGCCACGTTTCTCTAAGAGACATCGCCATTGTCAAGGTCCCCACCAGAGTTGCAGAAGACTACATCAAGGAGCACATCAGCCCCATCTTCAAATCAAAAGGAAACATCAGAGTCACAACCTACTTCCCTTCAGTGAACTTGAGGAAGTCTTCTCTGGATGGTGGTGAGACAGACCCTGTCTCTTGTCTGGCGATGTTTGGCTCCTTGGAGCTGCAGCCTGGAGTTAATGAACTGGTGGAGGCCATGATCCAGAGGCTCAAGAAGAAATCTAATGGTCGGTTCATAGCCATAGACTTGAGGGTTGAGATACTTGAGAAGAAGAACTGCCGTGAGACAGGTGCAGGGGGATCCAAAACATGTTACAACGCGCAAGAGATTGCAGTGTTCTTGAGGAAGCTTGGGTTTGATGGTGACACGACTATATACCTGACTCAGCCTAGGTGGGAGAGCAGCCTCAACATTCTCAAGGACATCTTCCCTAAAACGTTTACTAAG GAGGCGATAATGCCGGCAGAGAAGAAGTCTAAGTACCTTGAGTTAGAGAACTCAGAGTATGAAAATGTTATTGACTTCTACATAAGTTCGAGGAGTGATGTGTTTGTGCCAGCCATTCCTGGTCTGTTTTATGCCAATACTGTTGGGAAAAGGATAGCTTTAGGGAAGCCTCAAGTTCTTGTTCCGGCAGAGATCTCAGGGACGTCTGGTCTTTCTACTGATTACATCTCTCCTTATATCTCGAAGAAGAATCATTTGGCGTATTCATGCTTTTGCTGA